A region of the Pseudarthrobacter phenanthrenivorans Sphe3 genome:
GGCACGCGCCAGCTGCTGATCTTGGCCACGTTTTGGCCGGCGACATAGACGGCGCCGGAAGTGGCGCGGTCTTCCTTCAGGACGAGCCGGAGGAACGTGGATTTTCCGGAGCCTGAGGCGCCGACGAGGAAGGCGAATTCGCCGCGGTCAATCTCAAGGTTGACAGAGTCCAGCGCAGGCCGGGCTTTCTGGTCGTAGACCTTGGTGACATTTTCGAATCGAATCATGGCCCTAAGTACCCTGCAGGGCATGGCTGATTCTGTTGCAGCCCAGTTCTGCAGCCGGTGCGCGGGTTTTCGTTTGGGGGAAGTAGGGCCCCGGCCCCTCGACTATACGCAGGGAAACCCTTGAATCAGGCGGCTTTCAGGGGGCGTGTCGCGGGATAGGACCCTGGCCCGGCCGCTGGGTGAACCTACTTCTCCGCGTTGCGGTTGTCTGTCCGCCACCTGATGCCGGCGTCGATGAAGTCGTCGATTTCGCCGTCGAACACCGCGGACGTGTTTCCCACCTCGTGCTCCGTCCTCAAGTCCTTGACCATCTGGTATGGATTGAGGACATAGGACCGCATCTGGTCGCCCCAAGACGCTTTGACGTCGCCGGCCAACGCCTTCTTTTCGGCGTCTTCCTGTTCCTTCTTCAGCAGCAGGAGCCTGGACTGGAGCACGCGCATGGCGGCGGCACGGTTCTGCAGCTGGGACTTCTCGTTCTGCATGGAAACCACCGTCCCGGTGGGAATGTGGGTCAGGCGGACGGCGGAGTCGGTGGTGTTGACTGACTGGCCGCCGGGGCCGGAGGAACGGAAGACGTCCACGCGGATCTCGTTGTCGGGGATTTCAATGGAGTCGGTCTGTTCGATCAGGGGGATCACTTCGACAGCGGCGAACGACGTCTGGCGCCGGCCCTGGTTGTCGAACGGGCTGATGCGGACTAGCCGGTGCGTGCCGGCCTCGACGCTGAGGGTGCCGTAGGCGTACGGGGCCTTGACCTCGAAGGTTGCCGACTTGAGGCCGGCTTCTTCGGCATAGGAGGTGTCCATCACGGTGGTGGGGTAGCCGTGCCGTTCGGCCCAGCGGAGGTACATGCGCATCAGCATTTCGGCGAAGTCGGCAGCGTCAACACCGCCCGCTCCGGCGCGAATGGATACTACGGCTTCGCGTTCGTCATACTCACCCGACAGCAGGGTGACGACTTCAAGTTCTTTGAGTGCCTTCTTGATGGATTCCAGCTCAGCTGCAGCCTCCCCCATCGAAGCGGCGTCGTCCTCATCCTGTCCCAGTTCCACGAGGACTTCGAGATCGTCAATTCTTGAGGCCAGGTTGTTGAGCCGTTCAAGCTCCG
Encoded here:
- the prfB gene encoding peptide chain release factor 2 gives rise to the protein MANIDFSAEIRALRATYESIERVSDVEALKEDIAELSERAGEPDLWDDPSAAQKITSRLSHRQSELERLNNLASRIDDLEVLVELGQDEDDAASMGEAAAELESIKKALKELEVVTLLSGEYDEREAVVSIRAGAGGVDAADFAEMLMRMYLRWAERHGYPTTVMDTSYAEEAGLKSATFEVKAPYAYGTLSVEAGTHRLVRISPFDNQGRRQTSFAAVEVIPLIEQTDSIEIPDNEIRVDVFRSSGPGGQSVNTTDSAVRLTHIPTGTVVSMQNEKSQLQNRAAAMRVLQSRLLLLKKEQEDAEKKALAGDVKASWGDQMRSYVLNPYQMVKDLRTEHEVGNTSAVFDGEIDDFIDAGIRWRTDNRNAEK